In a single window of the Limnochorda sp. L945t genome:
- a CDS encoding sensor histidine kinase, protein MLLGAGLVGQGGFWGRRRLVMTLPVILGVGLVWAGPASWGARGGVVFAATPRAQAGVLDLEGWRPARDEPLWLDGEWALYWQRLLEPADFASSGPLPPDGYVPVPGPWTRLHLQGHALPATGYATYRLQIRLDSKGWQEPQEPLALSIGYICSAYRLWVNGQEVASNGRVGVSPDTEQPQYLPVLASFYPRGPTIDVVVQVSNFYHRCNGIWSRIALGSAGALQRRQAWSLGQSVFLLGAILIMALYHVALYLSRRTERVALYFGLFCLTIALRTTVTGEELWLRLAPQFPTGIELRLEYLTDYLALPLFYLLLNGLYPYEVPKSAVRLAAGVAAAGMVSLAAPAYLASQVVPVYEGSLVLFVAYALAGMVRAVLRRRDGAYIFLAGAAALFAALINDLLNYNHLAFTVELLPLGLFALILSQSVLLAQRFSHAFTELQRSRRMVTEREEQLRRNIAEMLHGAVQTRLLVAVHQVSEAEAELAAQPERARELLSSARGLLEAVREREVREASHLLHPSIIRVGLVPAVRSLAQRFRDRFDVDVQVRERLAALDNVADNRIPESIRLAAYRVLEEAFNNIAVHAGAARAEVHLDVTPDGQLRLSIRDDGAGFDPATLQPGLGLRSIAARVVEMGGAWHIDSRPGLGTTLTVWIPLTGIATTRPSPGRRPRIPPRLPRWHVPGAH, encoded by the coding sequence GTGCTCCTCGGAGCAGGGCTGGTGGGCCAGGGCGGGTTTTGGGGTAGACGCCGGCTGGTCATGACGCTGCCCGTCATCCTCGGGGTGGGGCTGGTGTGGGCGGGGCCGGCCTCCTGGGGGGCGCGGGGAGGCGTCGTGTTCGCGGCGACGCCCAGGGCCCAGGCCGGGGTGCTGGATCTCGAGGGCTGGCGTCCGGCCAGAGACGAGCCCCTCTGGCTGGACGGGGAGTGGGCCTTGTACTGGCAGCGTCTCCTGGAGCCTGCCGACTTCGCCTCGTCCGGGCCATTGCCACCTGACGGCTACGTGCCGGTACCCGGCCCGTGGACTCGCCTGCACCTCCAGGGTCACGCGCTCCCCGCCACGGGCTATGCCACGTACCGGCTCCAGATCCGGCTGGATTCGAAGGGATGGCAGGAGCCGCAGGAGCCCCTCGCGCTCTCCATCGGGTACATCTGCTCCGCCTACCGGCTGTGGGTCAACGGGCAGGAGGTGGCATCCAACGGGCGCGTGGGCGTCTCTCCGGACACCGAGCAGCCCCAGTACCTCCCCGTCCTGGCATCGTTCTACCCGCGGGGGCCGACCATCGACGTCGTGGTGCAGGTCTCCAATTTCTATCACCGGTGCAACGGCATCTGGAGCCGCATCGCGCTTGGCTCTGCCGGCGCCCTCCAGCGCAGGCAGGCCTGGAGCCTCGGACAGTCAGTCTTCTTGCTGGGCGCCATTCTCATCATGGCCCTCTACCACGTGGCCCTCTACCTGTCGCGCCGTACCGAACGGGTGGCTCTCTATTTCGGGCTGTTCTGCCTGACCATCGCGCTGCGCACCACTGTAACGGGCGAGGAACTGTGGCTGCGGCTGGCCCCGCAGTTTCCCACGGGCATCGAGCTTCGCCTGGAATACCTGACGGATTACCTTGCCCTACCGCTGTTCTATCTGCTGCTCAACGGGCTGTACCCCTACGAGGTGCCAAAATCGGCCGTGCGGCTCGCCGCGGGAGTGGCTGCCGCCGGCATGGTTTCCCTGGCCGCCCCCGCCTACCTGGCCTCCCAGGTCGTGCCGGTCTACGAAGGGTCCCTCGTGCTGTTCGTGGCCTATGCCCTGGCCGGGATGGTGAGGGCCGTCCTGCGCCGGCGAGACGGCGCGTACATCTTTCTCGCCGGGGCGGCGGCGTTGTTCGCAGCGCTCATCAACGACCTGTTGAACTACAATCATCTGGCGTTCACCGTGGAGTTGCTGCCCTTGGGGCTGTTCGCCCTCATCCTCTCCCAATCGGTGCTCCTGGCCCAGCGCTTTTCCCATGCCTTCACGGAACTCCAACGCTCCCGCCGGATGGTGACCGAACGGGAGGAACAGCTACGCCGGAACATCGCCGAGATGCTGCACGGGGCTGTCCAGACCCGGCTCCTGGTCGCCGTCCACCAGGTCAGCGAGGCAGAGGCCGAGTTGGCCGCCCAGCCCGAGCGCGCACGGGAGCTGTTGTCATCGGCACGAGGGCTGCTCGAGGCGGTACGAGAGCGTGAGGTTCGAGAGGCGAGCCACCTGCTGCATCCGTCGATCATCCGGGTGGGGCTCGTGCCTGCCGTGCGTTCCCTGGCACAGCGCTTTCGCGACCGCTTCGACGTGGACGTGCAGGTGAGGGAGCGCCTCGCCGCACTGGACAACGTGGCCGACAACCGCATCCCGGAGTCCATCCGTCTCGCCGCCTATCGGGTGCTGGAAGAGGCCTTCAACAACATCGCCGTCCATGCCGGAGCTGCCCGGGCGGAGGTGCACCTGGACGTGACGCCCGACGGGCAACTCCGCCTCAGCATTCGGGACGACGGGGCCGGATTCGACCCGGCTACGCTGCAACCGGGGTTGGGCCTGCGCAGCATCGCAGCGCGGGTCGTGGAGATGGGGGGAGCGTGGCACATCGACAGCCGTCCGGGCCTGGGCACCACCCTGACCGTCTGGATCCCCTTGACGGGGATCGCCACGACGCGACCATCTCCGGGTCGTAGACCGCGAATCCCGCCGCGGCTTCCTCGATGGCACGTACCCGGTGCCCATTAG